One genomic region from Vitis riparia cultivar Riparia Gloire de Montpellier isolate 1030 chromosome 17, EGFV_Vit.rip_1.0, whole genome shotgun sequence encodes:
- the LOC117904582 gene encoding putative disease resistance protein RGA4 isoform X3 has translation MAESFAFAIADRVLGKLGSALIQEVGLAWGVKTELEELNDTLSTIRAVLLDAEEKQATSHQLRDWLESSKMAFMMLKILSMNLNMRPYARKWWLVGALKPRWCR, from the exons ATGGCTGAATCATTTGCCTTTGCCATAGCTGACAGAGTTTTGGGGAAGCTGGGCTCTGCCCTCATCCAAGAAGTTGGCCTTGCCTGGGGTGTTAAAACCGAGCTGGAAGAGCTCAACGATACTTTATCCACCATCCGAGCGGTGCTCTTAGATGCTGAGGAGAAGCAAGCCACCAGCCATCAGCTGAGAGATTGGCTGGAAAGCTCAAAGATGGCTTTTATGATGCTGAAGATATTGTCGATGAATTTGAATATGAGGCCTTACGCCAGAAAGTGGTGGCTAGTGGGAGCTTTAAAACCAAG gTGGTGTAGGTGA
- the LOC117904582 gene encoding putative disease resistance protein RGA3 isoform X1: MGHRVKKIRGRLDKIAADKSKFNLIEAVANTPVVLSKRETTHSFVRASDVIGRDDDKENIVGILMQPSDTENVSVIPIVGIGGLGKTTLAGLVYNDERVVGQFSTKIWVCVSDEFDIEKLIKKILKEIRKGDESYSDSSMEQLQNHLRNALDGEKFLLVLDDVWNTDREKWLKLKDLLVDGANGSKILVTTRKKSVASIMGTFPMQELKDLSHEDCLSLFVKCAFKDGEDKQYPTLLKIGDQIVEKCAGVPLAVRSLGSLLYPKRGERDWVSIRDSEIWELEQNEDGIMAALRLSYYDLPYHLKQCFALCSLFPKDCKINNVFLISTWMAEGLIHSSGQNAKMEDIGERYINELSSRSFFQDVEQLIPGVEYTFKMHDLVHDLAMSFARPECLTLNFHSKDIPKRVQHAAFADTEWPKEESEALRFLEKLNNVHTIYFQMENVAPRSESFVKACILIFKCIRILDLQDSKFEALPNSIGSLKHLRFLDLSGNKRIKKLPNSICKLYHLQTLAFAKCSKLEELPRDIGSMISLRMLFITTKQRDLFGKEKGLRCLNSLQHLQITHCLNLEFLSKGMRSFVKLRKLVIAYCPSLISLSHSIKLFTALEVLGIKGCEKLESIDGEAEGQEDIQSFGSLQTLLVGDLPQLEALPRWLLHGPTSNTLHHLKISPCSNLKALPTNGLQKLTSLKKLEINDCPELIKRCKPKTGEDWQKIAHIPEIYFDGREIASSTK; this comes from the coding sequence ATGGGCCAtagggtgaagaagataagagGGAGATTAGATAAAATTGCAGCTGATAAGTCAAAATTTAATCTCATCGAGGCTGTTGCAAACACGCCTGTTGTGCTAAGCAAGAGGGAGACGACCCACTCCTTTGTCCGAGCTTCCGATGTTATCGGGAGAGACgatgataaagaaaatattgttggGATTTTGATGCAACCTAGCGATACTGAGAATGTTTCTGTAATTCCCATAGTTGGGATTGGGGGGCTAGGCAAGACAACTCTGGCTGGACTTGTGTATAATGATGAGAGAGTAGTGGGGCAATTCTCCACTAAAATTTGGGTTTGTGTGTCAGATGAGTTTGATATTGAAAAGCTTATAAAGAAAATCCTTAAGGAGATCAGGAAAGGTGATGAAAGTTACAGTGACTCCTCCATGGAGCAGTTGCAGAATCATCTTAGAAATGCATTAGATGGTGAAAAATTCTTGCTGGTTTTGGATGATGTGTGGAATACGGATCGTGAGAAGTGGCTTAAGCTGAAAGACTTGCTCGTGGACGGTGCCAATGGAAGCAAAATTCTTGTAACTACACGCAAGAAATCCGTTGCTTCCATCATGGGCACTTTTCCCATGCAAGAATTAAAGGATCTTTCCCATGAGGATTGTTTGTCTTTATTTGTGAAATGCGCATTTAAGGATGGAGAAGATAAACAATATCCAACCCTTTTAAAAATTGGGGACCAGATTGTTGAGAAATGTGCAGGGGTTCCTCTGGCTGTGAGAAGTTTAGGGAGTTTACTGTATCCGAAAAGGGGCGAACGGGATTGGGTATCCATTAGAGATAGCGAAATATGGGAATTAGAACAAAATGAAGATGGTATTATGGCTGCGTTAAGATTGAGCTATTATGATTTGCCTTATCACTTGAAACAATGCTTTGCTCTTTGTTCCCTATTTCCCAAAGattgtaaaattaataatgtttttttgatcTCAACTTGGATGGCAGAAGGCCTCATTCATTCATCGGGACAAAATGCCAAAATGGAGGATATTGGTGAGAGATATATTAATGAGCTATCATCGAGATCTTTCTTTCAAGATGTTGAGCAGCTGATACCAGGAGTAGAATATACATTCAAAATGCATGATCTTGTACATGATCTTGCGATGTCTTTTGCACGACCTGAGTGTTTAACACTAAATTTTCACAGTAAAGATATTCCTAAAAGGGTTCAACACGCCGCATTTGCTGATACCGAGTGGCCCAAAGAAGAGTCTGAAGCTTTAAGATTCCTGGAGAAACTGAATAATGTTCATaccatttattttcaaatggaaaatGTGGCCCCTAGAAGCGAATCATTTGTTAAGGCATGCATCTTGATATTCAAATGTATACGGATATTGGATTTACAAGACTCCAAGTTTGAAGCATTGCCTAATTCTATTGGTAGTCTGAAGCATCTAAGATTCTTGGACCTAAGTGGAAATAAGAGAATCAAGAAACTCCCTAATTCCATTTGTAAGTTATACCATTTGCAAACTTTGGCATTCGCTAAATGTTCAAAACTTGAAGAATTACCAAGAGACATAGGGAGTATGATCAGTTTGAGGATGTTATTTATAACAACGAAACAAAGAGATTTATTCGGAAAGGAAAAAGGGTTGAGATGCTTGAATTCTCTTCAACATTTACAGATTACGCATTGTCtcaatttggaatttttgtctAAAGGAATGAGAAGCTTTGTTAAACTTCGAAAATTAGTTATTGCCTATTGTCCAAGTTTGATTTCTTTGTCACATAGTATAAAACTCTTTACTGCATTAGAGGTTTTGGGAATTAAAGGTTGTGAAAAACTTGAATCCATAGATGGAGAAGCGGAAGGGCAAGAAGACATTCAAAGCTTTGGGAGCCTACAAACTTTGCTTGTTGGTGATTTACCACAATTGGAGGCTTTACCAAGGTGGCTTCTTCATGGGCCAACTTCTAACACTCTACACCATTTAAAGATTTCACCGTGCTCAAACTTGAAAGCATTGCCAACGAATGGTCTACAAAAGCTCACATCCCTTAAAAAATTGGAGATCAATGATTGTCCTGAATTGATTAAAAGATGCAAACCTAAAACCGGGGAGGATTGGCAAAAAATCGCTCATATACCTGAAATATATTTTGATGGACGAGAAATTGCATCATCGACCAAATAA
- the LOC117904582 gene encoding putative disease resistance protein RGA4 isoform X2 codes for MAESFAFAIADRVLGKLGSALIQEVGLAWGVKTELEELNDTLSTIRAVLLDAEEKQATSHQLRDWLESSKMAFMMLKILSMNLNMRPYARKWWLVGALKPRRPHSFIGTKCQNGGYW; via the exons ATGGCTGAATCATTTGCCTTTGCCATAGCTGACAGAGTTTTGGGGAAGCTGGGCTCTGCCCTCATCCAAGAAGTTGGCCTTGCCTGGGGTGTTAAAACCGAGCTGGAAGAGCTCAACGATACTTTATCCACCATCCGAGCGGTGCTCTTAGATGCTGAGGAGAAGCAAGCCACCAGCCATCAGCTGAGAGATTGGCTGGAAAGCTCAAAGATGGCTTTTATGATGCTGAAGATATTGTCGATGAATTTGAATATGAGGCCTTACGCCAGAAAGTGGTGGCTAGTGGGAGCTTTAAAACCAAG AAGGCCTCATTCATTCATCGGGACAAAATGCCAAAATGGAGGATATTGGTGA
- the LOC117904583 gene encoding putative disease resistance protein RGA4 isoform X2, whose protein sequence is MAESFAFAIADRVLGKLGSALIQEVGLAWGVKTELEELNDTLSTIRAVLLDAEEKQATSHQLRDWLGKLKDAFMMLKILSMNLNMRPYARKWWLVGALKPRRTG, encoded by the exons ATGGCTGAATCATTTGCCTTTGCCATAGCTGACAGAGTTTTGGGGAAGTTGGGCTCTGCCCTCATCCAAGAAGTTGGCCTTGCCTGGGGTGTTAAAACCGAGCTGGAAGAGCTCAACGATACTTTATCCACCATCCGAGCGGTGCTCTTAGATGCTGAGGAGAAGCAAGCCACCAGCCATCAGCTGAGAGATTGGCTGGGAAAGCTCAAAGATGCTTTTATGATGCTGAAGATATTGTCGATGAATTTGAATATGAGGCCTTACGCCAGAAAGTGGTGGCTAGTGGGAGCTTTAAAACCAAG GCGGACTGGGTGA
- the LOC117904583 gene encoding putative disease resistance protein RGA3 isoform X1 — MAKASFIIGQNARMEAIGERYFNELLSRSFFQDVESLIPGVFYAFKMHDLVHDLAIFFAQPECLTLNFHTRDIPKRVQHAIFSDTEWPKEESEALRFLEKLNNVHTIYFQMENVALRSESFVKACILRFKCIWMLNLQDSNFEALPNSIGSLKHLRYLNLSGNKRIKKLPNSICNLYHLQTLLLLHCSELEELPRGIGSMISLRTVSITMKQRDLFGKEKGLRSLNSLQQLQIVDCLNLEFLSKGMESLIELRILIINDCPSLVSLSHGIKLLTALEVLVIGNCQKLESMDGEAEGQEDIQSFGSLQILFFENLPQLEALPRWLLHGPTSNTLHQLHILDCPSLRALPESGLQKLVYLQKLKIEDCPELIGRCKPETGEDWQKIAHIPKIYLDGEKIASLTNN; from the coding sequence ATGGCGAAGGCCTCATTCATCATCGGACAAAATGCAAGAATGGAGGCTATTGGTGAGAGATATTTTAATGAGCTATTATCGAGATCTTTCTTTCAAGATGTTGAGTCGCTGATACCAGGAGTATTTTATGCCTTCAAAATGCATGATCTTGTACATGATCTTGCAATATTTTTTGCACAACCTGAGTGTTTAACACTAAATTTTCACACAAGAGATATTCCTAAAAGGGTTCAACACGCCATATTTTCTGATACCGAGTGGCCCAAAGAAGAGTCTGAAGCTTTAAGATTCTTGGAGAAGCTGAATAATGTTCATaccatttattttcaaatggaaaatGTGGCCCTTAGAAGCGAATCATTTGTTAAGGCATGCATCTTGAGATTCAAATGTATATGGATGTTGAATTTACAAGACTCCAACTTTGAAGCATTGCCTAATTCTATTGGTAGTCTGAAGCATCTAAGATACTTGAACCTAAGTGGGAATAAGAGAATCAAGAAACTCCCTAATTCCATTTGCAATCTATACCATTTGCAAACTTTGTTACTCTTACATTGTTCAGAACTTGAAGAATTACCAAGAGGCATAGGGAGTATGATCAGTTTGAGGACGGTATCCATAACAATGAAACAAAGGGATTTATTTGGAAAGGAAAAAGGGTTGAGAAGCTTGAATTCTCTTCAACAATTACAGATTGTTGATTGTCtcaatttggaatttttatcTAAAGGAATGGAAAGCCTTATTGAACTTCGAATATTAATCATTAACGATTGTCCAAGTTTGGTTTCTTTGTCACATGGTATAAAACTCCTGACTGCATTAGAGGTTTTGGTAATTGGCAATTGTCAAAAACTTGAATCCATGGATGGGGAAGCAGAAGGACAAGAAGACATTCAAAGCTTTGGGAGCCTACAAATTTTGTTCTTTGAGAATTTACCACAATTGGAGGCTTTACCGAGGTGGCTTCTTCATGGGCCAACATCTAACACTTTACATCAATTACATATTTTAGATTGCCCAAGCTTGAGAGCACTGCCAGAAAGTGGGCTACAAAAGCTCGTATACCTTCAAAAACTTAAGATTGAAGATTGTCCTGAATTGATTGGAAGATGCAAACCTGAAACGGGGGAAGATTGGCAAAAAATCGCTCATATACCTAAAATATATCTTGATGGAGAAAAGATTGCATCGTTAACCAATAATTAG
- the LOC117904187 gene encoding disease resistance protein RGA2-like, with translation MAESFAFAIADRVLGKLGSALIQEVGLAWGVKTELEELNDTLSTIRAVLLDAEEKQATSHQLRDWLGKLKVGFYDAEDIVDEFEYEALRQKVVASGSFKTKVCSFFSSPKSLAFNLKMGHRVKKIRGRLDKIAADKSKFNLIEAVANTPVVLSKKEMTHSFVRASDVIGRDDDKENIVGLLMQPSDTENVSVIPIVGIGGLGKTTLAKLVYNDERVVGQFSTKMWVCVSDEFDIEKLIKKILKEIRNGDESYSDSSMEQLQSHLRNALDGEKFLLVLDDVWNTDREKWLKLKDLLVDGANGSKILVTTRKKSTASIMGTFPMQEIKGLCHDDCLSLFVKCAFRDGEDEYPNLLKIGDQIVEKCAGVPLAVRSLGSLLYSKRDEWDWVSIRDSEIWALEQNEDGIMAALRLSYYDLPYHLKQCFALCSLFPKDYEFSNVVLISIWMAEGLIHSSGQNAKMEDIGERYINELLSRSFFQDVEQLILGVLYKFEMHDLVHDLAMFFAQPECLTLNFHSKYIPKRVQHVAFSDTDWPKEEL, from the coding sequence ATGGCTGAATCATTTGCCTTTGCCATAGCTGACAGAGTTTTGGGGAAGTTGGGCTCTGCCCTCATCCAAGAAGTTGGCCTTGCCTGGGGTGTTAAAACCGAGCTGGAAGAGCTCAACGATACTTTATCCACCATCCGAGCGGTGCTCTTAGATGCTGAGGAGAAGCAAGCCACCAGCCATCAGCTGAGAGATTGGCTGGGAAAGCTCAAAGTTGGCTTTTATGATGCTGAAGATATTGTCGATGAATTTGAATATGAGGCCTTACGCCAGAAAGTGGTGGCTAGTGGGAGCTTTAAAACCAAGGTATGCAGTTTCTTTTCAAGTCCAAAGTCACTTGCATTCAATCTTAAGATGGGTCAtagggtgaagaagataagagGGAGATTAGATAAAATTGCAGCTGATAAGTCAAAATTTAATCTCATCGAGGCTGTTGCAAACACGCCTGTTGTGCTAAGCAAGAAGGAGATGACCCACTCCTTTGTCCGAGCTTCCGATGTTATCGGGAGAGACgatgataaagaaaatattgttggGCTTTTGATGCAACCTAGCGATACTGAGAATGTTTCTGTAATTCCCATAGTCGGGATTGGGGGGCTAGGCAAGACAACTCTGGCTAAACTTGTGTATAATGATGAGAGAGTAGTGGGGCAATTCTCCACTAAAATGTGGGTTTGTGTGTCAGATGAGTTTGATATTGAAAAGCTTATAAAGAAAATCCTTAAGGAGATCAGGAATGGTGATGAAAGTTACAGTGACTCCTCCATGGAGCAGTTGCAGAGTCATCTTAGAAATGCATTAGATGGTGAAAAATTCTTGCTGGTTTTGGATGATGTGTGGAATACGGATCGTGAGAAGTGGCTTAAGCTGAAAGACTTGCTCGTGGACGGTGCCAATGGAAGCAAAATTCTTGTAACTACACGCAAGAAGTCAACTGCTTCAATCATGGGCACTTTTCCCATGCAAGAAATAAAGGGTCTTTGTCATGACGATTGTTTGTCTTTATTTGTGAAATGCGCATTTAGGGACGGAGAAGATGAGTATCCAAACCTTTTAAAAATTGGGGATCAGATTGTTGAGAAATGTGCAGGGGTTCCCCTTGCTGTGAGAAGTTTAGGGAGTTTACTGTATTCGAAAAGGGATGAATGGGATTGGGTATCCATTAGAGATAGCGAAATATGGGCATTAGAACAAAATGAAGATGGTATTATGGCTGCATTAAGACTGAGCTATTATGATTTGCCTTATCACTTGAAGCAATGCTTTGCTCTTTGTTCCTTATTTCCCAAAGATTATGAATTTAGTAATGTTGTTTTGATCTCAATTTGGATGGCAGAAGGCCTCATTCATTCATCGGGACAAAATGCCAAAATGGAGGATATTGGTGAGAGATATATTAATGAGCTATTATCGAGATCTTTCTTTCAAGATGTTGAGCAGTTGATACTAGGAGTactatataaatttgaaatgcaTGATCTTGTACATGATCTTGCGATGTTTTTTGCACAACCTGAATGTTTAACACTAAATTTTCACAGTAAATATATTCCTAAAAGGGTTCAACATGTCGCATTTTCTGATACCGATTGGCCGAAAGAAGAGCTTTAA
- the LOC117904188 gene encoding disease resistance protein RGA2-like — translation MAESFAFAIADGVLGKLGSALIQGVGLAWGVQTELEELRDTLSTIHALLLDAEEKQATNRQINDWLGKLKLVLYDAEDVLDEFDYEALQQQVVASGSITKRQACSAKQTGDDPLLCSFFRCYRRDHDKENIVGLLKQSSDTENVSIIPIVGIGGLGKTTLAKLVYNDERVAGHFPIKMWVCVSDEFDIENLVKKILKEMKGDEKYSDFSMEQLQSRLRNALDGEKFLLVLDDVWNTDREKWLKLKDLLMDGANGSKILVTTRKKSVASIMGTFPMQELKDLSHEDCLSLFVKCAFKDGEDNQYPNLLKIGDQIVEKCARVPLAVRSLGRILYLKRDEHDWVSIRDSEIWKLEQGENGIMAALRLSYYDLPHHLKQCFALCSIFPKDFKFSNKFFIPFWMAQGLIQLSGQNARMEDIGERYINELLSRSFFQDVEQLVPGVLYVFKMHDLVHDLAMFVAQPEYFTLSFHNKDIPKRIQHVAFSDTDWPKEEYEALRFLEKLNNVRTLYFQMKNATPRSKSFVSVAS, via the exons ATGGCTGAATCGTTTGCTTTTGCCATAGCTGACGGAGTTTTGGGGAAGTTGGGCTCTGCTCTCATCCAAGGAGTCGGCCTTGCTTGGGGTGTTCAAACCGAGCTGGAAGAGCTCAGAGATACTTTATCCACCATCCACGCCCTGCTCTTAGACGCTGAGGAGAAGCAAGCAACCAATCGTCAGATTAACGATTGGCTTGGAAAGCTCAAACTCGTCCTTTATGATGCAGAGGATGTGCTCGATGAATTTGACTATGAAGCTTTGCAGCAGCAGGTGGTGGCCAGCGGAAGCATTACAAAAAG ACAGGCGTGTAGTGCCAAGCAAACGGGAGATGACCCACTCCTTTGTTCGTTCTTCCGATGTTATCGGAGAGACCATGATAAGGAAAATATTGTTGGACTTTTAAAGCAATCTAGTGATACTGAGAATGTTTCTATTATTCCCATAGTTGGGATTGGGGGGCTAGGCAAGACAACTCTGGCTAAACTTGTGTATAACGATGAGAGGGTGGCGGGCCATTTCCCAATTAAGATGTGGGTTTGTGTGTCAGATGAGTTTGATATTGAAAATCTGGTAAAGAAAATCCTTAAGGAGATGAAAGGTGATGAAAAGTACAGTGACTTCTCCATGGAGCAGTTGCAGAGTCGTCTTAGAAATGCATTAGATGGTGAAAAGTTCTTGCTGGTTTTGGATGATGTGTGGAATACAGATCGTGAGAAGTGGCTTAAGCTGAAGGACTTGCTCATGGACGGTGCCAATGGAAGCAAAATTCTTGTAACTACACGCAAGAAATCAGTTGCTTCAATCATGGGCACTTTTCCCATGCAAGAATTAAAGGATCTTTCCCATGAGGATTGTTTGTCTTTATTTGTGAAATGTGCATTTAAGGACGGAGAAGATAATCAATATCCAAACCTTCTAAAAATTGGGGACCAGATTGTTGAGAAATGTGCAAGGGTTCCTCTTGCTGTGAGAAGTTTAGGGCGTATACTTTATTTGAAAAGGGATGAACATGATTGGGTATCCATTAGAGATAGcgaaatttggaaattagaacAAGGTGAAAATGGTATTATGGCTGCATTAAGGCTGAGCTATTATGATTTGCCTCATCACTTGAAACAATGTTTTGCCCTTTGTTCGATATTTCCcaaagatttcaaattttctaataagTTCTTTATCCCATTTTGGATGGCGCAAGGCCTCATTCAATTATCCGGACAAAATGCAAGAATGGAGGACATTGGCGAGAGATATATTAATGAACTATTATCGAGATCTTTCTTTCAAGATGTTGAGCAGCTGGTACCAGGAGTACTATATGTATTCAAAATGCATGATCTTGTACATGATCTTGCCATGTTTGTTGCACAACCTGAGTACTTCACACTAAGTTTTCATAATAAAGATATCCCCAAAAGGATTCAACATGTTGCATTTTCTGATACCGATTGGCCAAAAGAAGAGTATGAAGCTTTAAGATTTTTGGAGAAGCTAAACAATGTCCGTACTCTTTATTTCCAAATGAAAAATGCAACACCTAGAAGCAAATCATTTGTTAGTGTTGCATCTTGA
- the LOC117903934 gene encoding pentatricopeptide repeat-containing protein At5g40400-like, with amino-acid sequence MNPTSIYAIKLNLYKYPLSLPILGFIFIPKFPYSSSSSSSLQTLNQSQTNSISNSLYHLLPQTQNPNNIVNLICSNLKQHNSNLALLHTEVNALLPHLGTQEISRVLLRCQSDSFTALSFFNWVKNDLGLRPSTQNYCIVVHTLAWSRNFSQAMKFLCELVELVKDDLPSEDVFKNLILCTEDCNWDPVVFDMLVKAYLRMGRVREGLRSFRRMLRVGFVPTVITSNYLLNGLLKLNYTDRCWEVYEEMERFGIAPNLYTFNILTHVLCKDGDTGKVNKFLEKMEEEGFDPDIVTYNTLINSYCRKGRLDDAFYLYKIMYRRGVVPDLVSYTALMNGLCKEGRVREAHQLFHRMVHRGLSPDIVTYNTLIHGYCKEGKMQESRSLLHDMIWNGISPDSFTCWVLVEGYGKEGKFLSALNLVVELQRFGVSISQDIYSYLIVALCRENRPFAAKNLVERMSQDGHKPELEIYNELIKSFCQCDCIAEALLLKMEMVDKEIKPNLATYRAVIGCLSRLSRSMEGESLVGEMVASGMLPDLEICRALFYGYCRENDIDKAESLLSFFAKEFQIHDTESFNALIRITSAKGDIARSLEIQDMMLKVGLLPNPLTCKYVIDGLWKARRVDSASLIK; translated from the coding sequence ATGAATCCTACTTCAATCTATGCTATTAAGCTTAATCTCTACAAATACCCACTCTCATTACCCATTTTGGGCTTCatctttataccaaaatttccctattcttcttcttcttcttcatctctgCAAACCCTTAACCAATCTCAAACCAATTCAATCTCAAACTCACTCTATCACCTTCTCCCCCAAACCCAAAACCCCAACAACATTGTCAATCTCATCTGCTCTAATCTCAAGCAACACAATTCCAATCTTGCCCTTCTTCACACAGAAGTGAATGCGCTTCTCCCTCATCTGGGCACCCAGGAAATTTCTAGGGTTCTGTTGAGATGCCAATCTGATTCCTTCACGGCTCTCTCTTTCTTCAATTGGGTAAAAAATGATCTGGGTCTGAGACCCAGTACCCAGAACTATTGTATTGTCGTTCATACGTTGGCATGGTCTAGGAATTTTTCCCAAGCAATGAAATTTTTATGTGAATTGGTGGAGTTGGTTAAGGATGATTTGCCCAGTGAAGacgttttcaaaaatttgattttgtgtACTGAAGATTGTAATTGGGACCCTGTTGTCTTCGATATGCTTGTTAAGGCCTATCTGAGAATGGGGCGGGTTCGAGAGGGTTTAAGAAGTTTTAGGAGGATGTTAAGGGTTGGTTTTGTTCCCACTGTGATTACCTCAAATTATCTTTTGAATGGATTGTTGAAGCTGAATTATACTGATCGGTGTTGGGAAGTTTATGAAGAAATGGAAAGATTTGGGATAGCTCCAAATTTGTatacatttaatattttgaCTCACGTTCTATGCAAGGATGGGGATACAGGTAAGGTGAACAAGTTCTTAGAGAAGATGGAAGAAGAAGGGTTCGACCCTGATATTGTGACTTATAATACACTGATAAATAGCTATTGTAGGAAAGGAAGGCTGGATGATGCATTTTATCTGTATAAGATCATGTATAGGAGGGGTGTGGTGCCAGATTTGGTTTCATACACTGCCTTGATGAATGGTCTTTGTAAAGAAGGGAGGGTGAGAGAAGCTCATCAGCTCTTCCATAGGATGGTTCATAGAGGGCTGAGTCCAGATATTGTAACATACAACACCCTTATTCATGGTTATTGCAAGGAGGGAAAGATGCAAGAATCAAGGTCATTGTTGCATGACATGATATGGAATGGGATCTCTCCGGACAGTTTCACTTGTTGGGTACTTGTGGAAGGATATGGGAAAGAGGGTAAATTTCTTTCAGCTTTGAATTTGGTTGTGGAGCTTCAGAGATTTGGAGTTTCAATATCACAGGATATTTATTCTTACCTGATAGTGGCTTTGTGTCGGGAGAATCGGCCTTTTGCAGCCAAGAACCTTGTGGAGAGAATGTCTCAAGATGGTCACAAGCCTGAGTTGGAGATTTATAATGAGTTAATCAAATCATTCTGCCAATGTGATTGTATAGCAGAGGCTTTACTACTGAAAATGGAGATGGTTGATAAGGAAATAAAGCCCAATTTAGCTACTTATAGAGCTGTTATAGGCTGCTTGAGTAGATTAAGTAGAAGTATGGAGGGTGAATCATTAGTGGGTGAAATGGTTGCATCTGGCATGCTACCTGATTTGGAAATTTGCAGGGCTTTATTTTATGGGTACTGCAGGGAAAATGATATTGATAAAGCAGAATCACTATTGAGCTTCTTTGCCAAGGAATTCCAAATTCATGACACAGAAAGTTTTAATGCACTTATCAGAATTACCAGTGCAAAGGGTGACATCGCTAGGTCATTGGAGATCCAGGATATGATGCTGAAAGTGGGGCTTTTGCCAAATCCACTGACATGCAAGTATGTGATTGATGGATTATGGAAAGCCAGGAGGGTGGACTCTGCAAGCttgataaaatga